One Pseudorca crassidens isolate mPseCra1 chromosome 21, mPseCra1.hap1, whole genome shotgun sequence DNA segment encodes these proteins:
- the CCDC110 gene encoding coiled-coil domain-containing protein 110 encodes MSPEKRTDEEEGVDCVLLSAPKILNSSEGVKENSGSETEYGCITESENQIQPHSALKALQHQLKSFQALRIQTLQNVSMVQSEISEILNKSIIQVENPQFSSEKNLVFSTRNEKALPVENQEETLSMEKIQPFEDPRTLHSVEEIFSSDSVNRLSQGINIPCQIHFKDILTSTDNSASENSDLKNYNNLYNFLPNVPQNGMSQADMVILDKSRVTVPYLKHGFCENLDDICHSIKQMKEELQKSHDKELALTNELQTLKAVPRNGNYDLPPTHKEKINFIKEENIESNLNEDIKSKRILELEALRETVSKFHVNFCRKCEKLSKSEIHRGEKNEKNNKEIPIADKNTADLKLHSTVPKHTLAFCDPTKYAMKDKERQPFAVKQGSIIFESEKTSKVNSVTEQCVAKIQYLQNYLKESMQIQKKVLKLENENLTLKAKIKLLVFTTQSLIQKIEMYEKQLKTLAEEKNTIQPKLIKTEEDGKECVKELKEIISNYNVLQGQNKTLEEKNSQLSLEKQQIIETLEQLKSKEHKTQSDMAIVNNENKLLITEMESMKTNILLIQEEKEVLEEKTYQLLKEKGSLENERKENQLEIMQLKEKERLAKTEQETLLQIIETVKNEKLNLETTLQESTAAREMMEREIEDIQTYQSTAEENFLQEIKNAKSKASIYKNSLSEMGNKCEMLSKMLMEIKTDNQILKEELKKHSQESIKFENSISRLEEDKILLENYVRSIENERDTLEFEMRNLQKEYLNLSEKIYNHHIDLSKMGYISRREKFHFDIYDIYEDTSSPRSRPLAPDLKGMYIMVD; translated from the exons aatACGGCTGCATAACAGAATCAGAAAATCAAATACAACCACACTCAGCACTGAAA GCCCTTCAGCATCAGCTGAAATCATTTCAGGCTCTCCGAATACAGACTTTGCAGAATGTTAGCATG gtGCAGTCTGAAATCAGTGAAATACTGAACAAAAGTATTATTCAAGTAGAAAACCCACAATTTAGCTCAGAAAAAAATCTAGTATTCAGCACACGCAATGAAAAAGCTTTG CCTGTAGAGAATCAAGAAGAAACCCTTTCTATGGAGAAAATTCAGCCTTTTGAGGATCCTAGGACTCTTCATTCCGTAGAAGAAATATTCAGTAGTGACAGTGTTAACAGGCTCTCTCAAGGTATAAATATCCCATGCCAGATACATTTCAAGGACATATTAACTTCGACAGATAATTCAGCTTCAGAAAATTCTGACTTGAAGAATTACAATAACCTTTATAATTTCCTACCTAATGTACCTCAAAACGGGATGTCTCAAGCTGATATGGTAATTCTGGATAAGTCCAGAGTTACTGTGCCTTACCTCAAGCATGGATTTTGTGAAAATTTAGATGATATCTGCCATTCaatcaaacaaatgaaggaaGAGCTTCAAAAGTCACATGACAAGGAACTGGCACTTACAAATGAACTGCAAACTTTAAAAGCTGTTCCAAGGAATGGTAACTATGACCTGCCCCCcactcacaaggaaaaaattaactttattaaggaagaaaatattgaaagtaaCTTAAATGAAGATATAAAATCAAAGAGAATTTTGGAATTAGAGGCACTTAGGGAAACAGTGTCaaaattccatgtgaatttttGTAGGAAATGTGAAAAACTATCTAAGAGTGAAATACACAGGggggaaaagaatgagaaaaataataaagaaattccTATCGCTGACAAGAATACTGCAGATTTAAAACTCCACTCCACAGTTCCAAAACATACGCTGGCATTCTGTGACCCAACAAAATATgcaatgaaagacaaagaaagacaaccaTTTGCAGTAAAACAAGGATCAATAATATTTGAAAGTGAGAAGACATCCAAAGTCAATTCTGTTACTGAACAGTGTGTAGCAAAAATTCAGTACTTACAGAATTACCTGAAAGAATCTATGCAGATACAGAAAAAAGTACTAAAACTAGAGAATGAAAACCTAACCCTTAAAGCGAAAATTAAACTTCTTGTCTTTACCACACAATCTCTGATACAGAAAATTGAAATGTATGAAAAACAACTTAAGACATTGGCTGAAGAAAAGAACACTATTCAGCCCAAGTTAATTAAAACAGAAGAAGATGGCAAAGAATGTGttaaagaattgaaagaaataattagtaACTATAATGTTCTCCAAGGACAAAATAAAAccctagaggaaaaaaatagtcaACTTTCTTTGGAGAAGCAACAAATAATAGAAACATTAGAACAACTAAAAAGTAAGGAACACAAAACTCAAAGTGACATGGCCATTGtcaataatgaaaataaactattgatcacagaaatggaatcaatgaaaacaaatattctgTTGatacaagaggaaaaagaagtatTAGAGGAAAAAACATACCAGCTTCTAAAGGAAAAAGGCTCACTTGAAAATGAACGAAAAGAAAACCAGCTAGAGATAATGCagctaaaagagaaagaaagattggCAAAAACTGAACAAGAGACACTTCTTCAAATAATAGAaacagttaaaaatgaaaagcttAATCTTGAAACAACCTTACAAGAATCTACTGCTGCGAGAGAAATGatggaaagagaaattgaggataTTCAAACATACCAATCTACCGCCGaagagaattttctgcaagaaataaaaaatgcaaaatcaaaaGCAAGTATTTATAAGAATAGTTTGTCAGAAATGGGCAACAAATGTGAGATGTTATCAAAAAtgttaatggaaattaaaactgatAATCAGATtctaaaagaagaactaaaaaaacatagtcaagaaagtataaaatttgaaaacagcATCAGTAGACTTGAGGAAGACAAAATACTTTTAGAAAATTATGTAAGAAGTATAGAGAATGAAAGGGATACCTTGGAATTTGAGATGCGGAATCttcaaaaagaatatttaaatctaAGTGAAAAAATCTATAATCATCATATTGACCTATCAAAAATGGGTTACAtttcaagaagagagaaattccaTTTTGACATCTATGATATTTATGAAGACACCTCTAGTCCCAGAAGTAGGCCTTTAGCCCCTGATTTGAAAGGTATGTATATCATGGTGGATTAG